Proteins co-encoded in one Novosphingobium sp. TH158 genomic window:
- the yihA gene encoding ribosome biogenesis GTP-binding protein YihA/YsxC has product MSEDDSGALVEEARRLFSGRVEFLLSAPALKFLPEPTVPEVAFCGRSNVGKSSLLNALTGRRSIARTSVTPGRTQELNFFEVGSPTQFRLVDMPGYGFAKAPPSVVEKWRRLVRDFLRGRVVLKRTLLLVDARHGVKPVDLEMMKMLDEAAVGYRVVLTKADKIKASELEAVLASTQAEARKHPAAFPVVHVTSSEKGMGIEELRGALLADART; this is encoded by the coding sequence GTGAGCGAAGACGATAGCGGCGCGCTGGTCGAAGAGGCGCGCCGCCTCTTTTCCGGCCGCGTCGAATTCCTGCTGTCCGCCCCGGCGCTGAAGTTCCTGCCCGAGCCCACCGTGCCCGAGGTAGCCTTCTGCGGCCGCTCGAACGTGGGCAAGAGCTCGCTGCTCAACGCGCTTACGGGCCGGCGTTCGATCGCCCGCACCTCGGTCACCCCGGGGCGCACGCAGGAGCTCAACTTCTTCGAAGTCGGCAGTCCCACCCAGTTCCGGCTGGTCGACATGCCGGGCTATGGCTTTGCTAAGGCCCCGCCGTCCGTGGTGGAGAAGTGGCGGCGGCTGGTGCGCGATTTCCTGCGCGGCCGCGTGGTGCTGAAGCGCACGCTGTTGCTCGTCGATGCGCGGCACGGGGTGAAGCCGGTCGACCTCGAGATGATGAAGATGCTCGACGAGGCGGCAGTCGGCTATCGCGTGGTGCTGACCAAGGCGGACAAGATCAAGGCCAGCGAACTGGAAGCGGTGCTGGCTAGCACCCAGGCCGAAGCGCGCAAGCATCCCGCGGCCTTTCCGGTGGTCCACGTCACGTCGTCCGAAAAGGGCATGGGGATCGAGGAACTGCGTGGGGCGCTGCTGGCCGACGCCCGCACTTAG
- the yidC gene encoding membrane protein insertase YidC — MENQRNLIMAVVLCALLLFGWDAAVSYFYPHANKPVVAASPTPAAQSGEKPSRDGGLLSAADRAAEARDLKTALATPGRIAIAAPGLSGSINPAGALLDDLVTNRHQNQERNGAERIFSPVGTPAEHYAQIGWDGQNVELPGPNTVWTAPAGAKLTPETPVTLTWTNAAGMAFAITYKIDKDYMISADASVANRGAAPVTVTPFARLGRTSKTASLDTWNIHSGPFGAFDEKVSFDADYEDLAELPGGLQVNEGKANWIGFTDIYWMSALIPGKETASTNYRSLGGQLFQANMFYKPVAVAPGQSAGVSTRLFAGAKEGDVLAAYEKTGIAKFSLAIDWGWFRWFEEPIFWLLKKLFSLAGNFGVAIILLTLIVRGIMFPIAQRQFTSMAAMKAIQPKMKALQERYKDDKQKLQEETLKLYKSEGVNPLGGCLPIFLQIPVFFALYKVLTLAVEMRHQPFALWIKDLSAPDPLHVLNLFGLLPFEVPGFLGIGVLAILLGVTMWAQFKLNPASPDPVQQQVFAIMPWMMMFIMAPFAAGLLIYWITSNLLTILQQWYLYSKHPQMRAMVEKERADVLAAKKNKQ; from the coding sequence GTGGAAAACCAGCGCAATCTCATCATGGCAGTCGTGCTTTGCGCGCTGCTCCTGTTCGGCTGGGATGCGGCCGTTTCCTACTTCTATCCGCACGCCAACAAGCCGGTCGTGGCAGCCAGCCCGACGCCGGCAGCACAGTCGGGCGAAAAGCCGTCGCGCGATGGCGGCCTGCTTTCCGCTGCCGACCGCGCCGCCGAAGCGCGCGACCTGAAGACGGCGCTGGCCACGCCGGGGCGCATCGCCATCGCCGCGCCGGGCCTTTCGGGCTCGATCAATCCGGCCGGCGCGCTGCTTGATGACCTGGTCACCAACCGCCACCAGAACCAGGAACGCAACGGGGCAGAGCGGATCTTCTCGCCCGTCGGCACGCCTGCCGAACATTATGCCCAGATCGGCTGGGACGGCCAGAATGTCGAGCTTCCCGGGCCGAACACGGTATGGACTGCGCCCGCCGGTGCCAAGCTGACGCCGGAAACGCCCGTCACGCTGACCTGGACTAATGCCGCGGGCATGGCCTTTGCGATCACCTACAAGATCGACAAGGATTACATGATCAGCGCCGATGCCTCGGTCGCCAATCGCGGCGCGGCACCGGTCACGGTCACGCCGTTCGCCCGCCTGGGCCGCACCAGCAAGACCGCCAGCCTCGATACCTGGAACATCCATTCCGGCCCGTTCGGCGCCTTTGACGAGAAGGTCTCGTTCGACGCCGACTACGAAGACCTTGCCGAGCTGCCCGGCGGCCTGCAGGTGAACGAGGGTAAGGCCAACTGGATCGGCTTTACCGACATCTACTGGATGTCCGCCCTGATCCCCGGCAAGGAAACGGCTTCCACCAATTACCGTTCGCTGGGCGGCCAGCTGTTCCAGGCGAACATGTTCTACAAGCCGGTTGCTGTCGCGCCCGGACAGTCCGCGGGCGTTTCCACCCGCCTCTTCGCCGGTGCCAAGGAAGGCGACGTGCTCGCCGCCTACGAAAAGACCGGCATCGCCAAGTTCAGTCTGGCGATCGACTGGGGCTGGTTCCGCTGGTTCGAGGAGCCGATCTTCTGGCTGCTCAAGAAGCTGTTCAGCCTGGCCGGCAACTTCGGCGTGGCCATCATCCTGCTGACCCTGATCGTGCGCGGCATCATGTTCCCGATCGCCCAGCGCCAGTTCACCTCGATGGCGGCGATGAAGGCGATCCAGCCGAAGATGAAGGCGCTGCAGGAACGCTACAAGGACGACAAGCAGAAGCTGCAGGAAGAAACGCTCAAGCTCTACAAGAGCGAAGGCGTGAACCCGCTGGGCGGCTGCCTGCCGATCTTCCTGCAGATCCCGGTGTTCTTCGCGCTCTACAAGGTGCTGACGCTCGCCGTGGAAATGCGCCACCAGCCCTTCGCGCTGTGGATCAAGGACCTTTCCGCCCCCGATCCGCTGCACGTGCTCAACCTGTTCGGCCTGCTGCCGTTCGAGGTTCCGGGCTTCCTGGGCATCGGCGTGCTGGCGATCCTGCTGGGCGTGACGATGTGGGCGCAGTTCAAGCTGAACCCGGCATCGCCCGATCCGGTGCAGCAGCAGGTCTTCGCGATCATGCCGTGGATGATGATGTTCATCATGGCGCCGTTTGCCGCCGGCCTGCTGATCTACTGGATCACCTCGAACCTGCTTACCATCCTGCAGCAGTGGTACCTCTATTCGAAGCACCCGCAGATGAGGGCGATGGTCGAGAAGGAGCGGGCCGACGTGCTCGCCGCGAAGAAGAACAAGCAGTGA
- the yidD gene encoding membrane protein insertion efficiency factor YidD: MKRLLILIARGWQLGPSRVLPPTCRYSPSCSQYAIEALEKHGAIRGGLLAIKRLLRCHPWGGHGHDPVP; the protein is encoded by the coding sequence GTGAAGCGCCTGCTGATCCTGATTGCGCGGGGCTGGCAACTGGGGCCTTCGCGCGTGCTGCCGCCCACCTGCCGCTACAGCCCGTCATGCTCGCAATACGCCATCGAAGCGCTGGAAAAGCACGGCGCGATTCGTGGTGGATTGCTGGCGATCAAGCGTCTATTGCGCTGCCATCCCTGGGGGGGACATGGGCATGATCCGGTGCCTTGA
- the rnpA gene encoding ribonuclease P protein component, whose product MKLPVLSRRSDFLAANRGLRVARPGFVLLARPNDLGEIRFGITVTKKIGNAVVRNRMKRRFRELLRDALPAEGLPGHDHVLIGREGGVERDFALLRKELSAALSRAAEGKGDPPRRPRPAKR is encoded by the coding sequence GTGAAGCTGCCGGTTCTTTCCCGGCGCTCCGATTTCCTGGCTGCAAACCGGGGCTTGCGCGTAGCACGCCCCGGTTTTGTTTTGCTCGCGCGCCCCAATGACCTGGGCGAAATCCGCTTCGGCATCACCGTTACCAAGAAGATCGGCAACGCCGTTGTCCGCAACCGCATGAAGCGGCGGTTCCGCGAACTGCTGCGCGATGCGCTGCCCGCAGAAGGGCTGCCCGGGCACGATCACGTGCTGATCGGCCGCGAAGGCGGGGTGGAGCGGGACTTTGCCCTGCTGCGCAAGGAGCTTTCCGCCGCACTCTCGCGCGCGGCAGAGGGCAAGGGCGATCCGCCGCGCAGGCCCCGGCCGGCAAAGCGGTGA
- the rpmH gene encoding 50S ribosomal protein L34: MKRTFQPSRLVRARRHGFRARTATVGGRKVLRARRARGRKKLSA, from the coding sequence ATGAAGCGCACGTTCCAGCCCAGCCGCCTTGTCCGCGCCCGCCGTCACGGCTTCCGCGCCCGCACCGCGACCGTTGGTGGCCGCAAGGTGCTTCGCGCCCGCCGCGCGCGTGGCCGCAAGAAGCTTTCTGCCTGA
- a CDS encoding alpha/beta hydrolase: MRRLACLFLALAATLVSPAHARPSPRAVVVEDVIVEQVVVEEVAGEGGSNRFVSARPAAIPQGIARFGPFRVIDGRRAALVDVTDGRSPAAFAAMLAAYPSIAELQLVDCPGTLDDTANLRLGRMIRARGVATHVPSGGSVRSGAVELFLAGKRRSAEPGAEFAVHAWEDEDGRHPGDFAKDAPVNLAYLAYYREMGMSPIEARAFYDMTNAVPHHDARWLNAAQMGQWVRLDS, translated from the coding sequence ATGCGCCGCCTTGCCTGCCTTTTCCTTGCCCTTGCCGCCACGCTTGTGAGCCCCGCCCATGCGCGTCCGTCCCCGCGCGCGGTGGTGGTCGAGGACGTGATCGTCGAGCAAGTGGTGGTCGAGGAGGTCGCCGGCGAGGGCGGCTCCAACCGCTTCGTTTCGGCAAGGCCGGCGGCGATCCCGCAGGGCATTGCCCGCTTCGGCCCGTTCCGCGTGATCGATGGCCGGCGCGCCGCGCTGGTCGATGTGACCGACGGACGCAGCCCCGCCGCCTTTGCCGCCATGTTGGCCGCCTATCCCTCGATTGCCGAGCTGCAACTGGTCGATTGCCCGGGCACGCTGGACGATACGGCCAACCTGCGCCTTGGTCGCATGATCCGCGCGCGGGGCGTGGCAACGCACGTTCCCTCGGGCGGCTCTGTCCGCTCGGGCGCGGTGGAACTGTTCCTTGCCGGCAAGCGCCGCAGCGCCGAGCCGGGGGCCGAGTTCGCCGTTCACGCCTGGGAAGACGAGGACGGCCGCCATCCCGGCGATTTCGCCAAGGATGCGCCGGTAAACCTCGCCTACCTTGCCTATTACCGCGAAATGGGCATGAGCCCCATCGAAGCGCGTGCCTTCTACGACATGACCAACGCCGTGCCGCACCACGATGCCCGCTGGCTGAACGCCGCTCAGATGGGGCAGTGGGTGAGGCTGGATTCGTGA